From the Paenibacillus sp. genome, one window contains:
- the hisC gene encoding histidinol-phosphate transaminase, with protein sequence MQPKARIMHLPVYQPGKPIEEVKRELGLTHVIKLASNENPFGCSPKAKEAIIANLDQANMYPDGASVDLKAALSALHGVEPDQIVFGAGSDEVILMIARAFLSPGDETIMADRTFPQYKHNAEIEGATVIEVPLKEGTHDLDAMLAAVTDKTKIIWVCNPNNPTSTIVTKDEVDAFLAKVPSSVMVVLDEAYVEYVVDERFPNGLELVKRYPNVVTLRTFSKAYGLASLRIGYGIGRPELIKSINQVREPFNTTLFAQVAALAAVQDQEFIARCREANAAGIAYLREQFDRLGLRSFPAHGNFVLVDVARDAKTVYEELLKKGVIVRGGHTASIGFPTMIRVTVGSEEQNRTFIEALTAVLEETAVAAE encoded by the coding sequence ATGCAACCGAAAGCGCGAATTATGCACCTGCCGGTGTACCAGCCCGGCAAACCGATCGAAGAAGTGAAACGCGAGCTGGGCCTCACGCACGTAATCAAGCTCGCTTCCAACGAAAACCCGTTCGGCTGCTCGCCGAAGGCGAAGGAAGCGATCATCGCGAACCTGGATCAAGCGAATATGTACCCGGACGGCGCGAGCGTCGATTTGAAGGCGGCCCTGTCCGCCCTGCACGGCGTGGAGCCGGATCAAATCGTGTTCGGCGCGGGCTCCGACGAAGTGATCCTGATGATCGCGAGGGCGTTCCTGTCCCCGGGCGACGAAACGATCATGGCGGATCGGACGTTCCCGCAATATAAGCATAATGCCGAAATCGAAGGCGCGACGGTCATCGAGGTGCCGCTCAAAGAGGGCACGCACGATTTGGACGCGATGCTGGCGGCGGTGACGGACAAGACGAAAATCATTTGGGTGTGCAATCCGAACAACCCGACAAGCACGATCGTCACGAAGGACGAGGTGGATGCGTTCCTGGCGAAGGTGCCTTCCTCCGTCATGGTCGTGCTGGACGAAGCGTACGTGGAATACGTCGTCGATGAGCGGTTCCCGAACGGCCTCGAGCTGGTGAAACGGTACCCGAACGTCGTCACGCTCCGGACGTTCTCGAAAGCCTATGGCCTGGCGAGCCTCCGAATCGGTTACGGCATCGGCCGTCCCGAACTGATTAAATCGATTAACCAAGTGCGCGAGCCGTTCAACACGACGCTGTTCGCGCAGGTCGCGGCGCTTGCGGCCGTACAGGATCAAGAGTTCATCGCCCGCTGCCGCGAGGCGAACGCGGCCGGCATCGCGTACCTTCGCGAGCAGTTCGACCGCCTCGGCCTCCGCAGCTTCCCGGCGCACGGCAACTTCGTACTCGTCGACGTCGCGCGCGATGCGAAGACGGTGTACGAAGAGTTATTGAAGAAAGGCGTTATCGTCCGCGGCGGACATACCGCGTCGATCGGCTTCCCGACGATGATTCGGGTAACGGTCGGCTCCGAAGAGCAAAACCGTACGTTTATCGAAGCATTGACCGCGGTGCTGGAAGAGACGGCTGTGGCTGCGGAATGA